From Lolium perenne isolate Kyuss_39 chromosome 5, Kyuss_2.0, whole genome shotgun sequence, a single genomic window includes:
- the LOC127302932 gene encoding uncharacterized protein isoform X3, translating to MDGLHDGAAAPPPPQQKRDEWSEGGISRLLEAYEAKWLLRNRAKLKWSDWVDIANDVSAHCSSTSSEAAGKPGGGSAKTPNQCKNKVESMKKRYRAESAAAARAGSGAAGTGTASASATSWRFFGRMDGLLKGPAAATSCSGQLHTEPTTSISAVHAAKAEPEIDAHAEADVATLRQPPPPDAGLAAGTFSDLLNADANGSASAAEKVEQVIQKQSSRAADSDGANLSSPRSKEEANGVGADEACDDDALPSSRKRKGSGSELDVARSIELLASSFVKIERARMEMYRETERMRAEAEVKKGEMELKRTEIMAKTQLQIARLFAKRLREFSGNGRNGGSSSEVDGIAKKGENGSG from the coding sequence ATGGACGGCCTCCACGAcggggcggcggcgccgccgccgccgcagcagaAGCGGGACGAGTGGAGCGAGGGCGGCATCTCGCGCCTGCTCGAGGCGTACGAGGCCAAGTGGCTGCTGCGCAACCGGGCCAAGCTCAAGTGGTCAGACTGGGTCGACATCGCCAACGACGTCTCCGCCCACTGCTCCTCAACCTCCTCCGAGGCCGCGGGGAAGCCCGGCGGCGGCAGCGCCAAGACGCCCAACCAGTGCAAGAACAAGGTCGAGTCCATGAAGAAGCGCTACCGGGCCGAGTCAGCCGCGGCCGCCCGCGCCGGCTCtggcgccgccgggacagggacagCCAGCGCCTCGGCCACGTCGTGGCGCTTCTTCGGCCGCATGGACGGGCTGCTCAaaggccccgccgccgccaccagttGCTCCGGCCAGCTGCACACGGAGCCGACCACCAGCATCAGTGCAGTCCACGCAGCAAAAGCAGAGCCGGAGATCGACGCCCACGCCGAAGCAGACGTTGCCACCCTCCGGCAGCCACCGCCGCCTGACGCAGGTCTAGCGGCCGGCACTTTCTCCGACCTGCTAAATGCCGACGCAAATGGTTCGGCTTCTGCGGCGGAGAAGGTGGAGCAGGTCATCCAGAAACAGAGCAGCAGGGCCGCGGACAGCGACGGCGCGAACCTCAGCTCCCCGAGGAGCAAGGAGGAGGCGAATGGCGTTGGCGCCGATGAGGCATGTGACGACGACGCGCTGCCCTCCTCCAGGAAGAGGAAGGGCTCCGGCTCGGAGCTCGACGTCGCGCGGAGCATCGAGCTGCTGGCCAGCTCCTTCGTGAAGATCGAGCGGGCCAGGATGGAGATGTACAGGGAGACGGAGAGGATGCGCGCCGAGGCCGAGGTGAAGAAGGGCGAGATGGAGCTCAAGAGGACGGAGATCATGGCCAAGACGCAGCTGCAGATCGCCAGGCTCTTCGCCAAGAGGCTCAGGGAGTTCAGCGGCAATGGCAGGAATGGTGGCAGCTCCTCTGAAGTGGATGGCATTGCCAAGAAAGGCGAAAATG
- the LOC127302932 gene encoding uncharacterized protein isoform X2, giving the protein MDGLHDGAAAPPPPQQKRDEWSEGGISRLLEAYEAKWLLRNRAKLKWSDWVDIANDVSAHCSSTSSEAAGKPGGGSAKTPNQCKNKVESMKKRYRAESAAAARAGSGAAGTGTASASATSWRFFGRMDGLLKGPAAATSCSGQLHTEPTTSISAVHAAKAEPEIDAHAEADVATLRQPPPPDAGLAAGTFSDLLNADANGSASAAEKVEQVIQKQSSRAADSDGANLSSPRSKEEANGVGADEACDDDALPSSRKRKGSGSELDVARSIELLASSFVKIERARMEMYRETERMRAEAEVKKGEMELKRTEIMAKTQLQIARLFAKRLREFSGNGRNGGSSSEVDGIAKKGENEFDQIRGGPRLR; this is encoded by the exons ATGGACGGCCTCCACGAcggggcggcggcgccgccgccgccgcagcagaAGCGGGACGAGTGGAGCGAGGGCGGCATCTCGCGCCTGCTCGAGGCGTACGAGGCCAAGTGGCTGCTGCGCAACCGGGCCAAGCTCAAGTGGTCAGACTGGGTCGACATCGCCAACGACGTCTCCGCCCACTGCTCCTCAACCTCCTCCGAGGCCGCGGGGAAGCCCGGCGGCGGCAGCGCCAAGACGCCCAACCAGTGCAAGAACAAGGTCGAGTCCATGAAGAAGCGCTACCGGGCCGAGTCAGCCGCGGCCGCCCGCGCCGGCTCtggcgccgccgggacagggacagCCAGCGCCTCGGCCACGTCGTGGCGCTTCTTCGGCCGCATGGACGGGCTGCTCAaaggccccgccgccgccaccagttGCTCCGGCCAGCTGCACACGGAGCCGACCACCAGCATCAGTGCAGTCCACGCAGCAAAAGCAGAGCCGGAGATCGACGCCCACGCCGAAGCAGACGTTGCCACCCTCCGGCAGCCACCGCCGCCTGACGCAGGTCTAGCGGCCGGCACTTTCTCCGACCTGCTAAATGCCGACGCAAATGGTTCGGCTTCTGCGGCGGAGAAGGTGGAGCAGGTCATCCAGAAACAGAGCAGCAGGGCCGCGGACAGCGACGGCGCGAACCTCAGCTCCCCGAGGAGCAAGGAGGAGGCGAATGGCGTTGGCGCCGATGAGGCATGTGACGACGACGCGCTGCCCTCCTCCAGGAAGAGGAAGGGCTCCGGCTCGGAGCTCGACGTCGCGCGGAGCATCGAGCTGCTGGCCAGCTCCTTCGTGAAGATCGAGCGGGCCAGGATGGAGATGTACAGGGAGACGGAGAGGATGCGCGCCGAGGCCGAGGTGAAGAAGGGCGAGATGGAGCTCAAGAGGACGGAGATCATGGCCAAGACGCAGCTGCAGATCGCCAGGCTCTTCGCCAAGAGGCTCAGGGAGTTCAGCGGCAATGGCAGGAATGGTGGCAGCTCCTCTGAAGTGGATGGCATTGCCAAGAAAGGCGAAAATG aatttgaccaaatcagaggtgggccacgattgagatag
- the LOC127302932 gene encoding uncharacterized protein isoform X1, which translates to MDGLHDGAAAPPPPQQKRDEWSEGGISRLLEAYEAKWLLRNRAKLKWSDWVDIANDVSAHCSSTSSEAAGKPGGGSAKTPNQCKNKVESMKKRYRAESAAAARAGSGAAGTGTASASATSWRFFGRMDGLLKGPAAATSCSGQLHTEPTTSISAVHAAKAEPEIDAHAEADVATLRQPPPPDAGLAAGTFSDLLNADANGSASAAEKVEQVIQKQSSRAADSDGANLSSPRSKEEANGVGADEACDDDALPSSRKRKGSGSELDVARSIELLASSFVKIERARMEMYRETERMRAEAEVKKGEMELKRTEIMAKTQLQIARLFAKRLREFSGNGRNGGSSSEVDGIAKKGENGTKRGIPITFLTRYRSGGTPLHFASPRVTRRALRAVARRGLSQPQL; encoded by the exons ATGGACGGCCTCCACGAcggggcggcggcgccgccgccgccgcagcagaAGCGGGACGAGTGGAGCGAGGGCGGCATCTCGCGCCTGCTCGAGGCGTACGAGGCCAAGTGGCTGCTGCGCAACCGGGCCAAGCTCAAGTGGTCAGACTGGGTCGACATCGCCAACGACGTCTCCGCCCACTGCTCCTCAACCTCCTCCGAGGCCGCGGGGAAGCCCGGCGGCGGCAGCGCCAAGACGCCCAACCAGTGCAAGAACAAGGTCGAGTCCATGAAGAAGCGCTACCGGGCCGAGTCAGCCGCGGCCGCCCGCGCCGGCTCtggcgccgccgggacagggacagCCAGCGCCTCGGCCACGTCGTGGCGCTTCTTCGGCCGCATGGACGGGCTGCTCAaaggccccgccgccgccaccagttGCTCCGGCCAGCTGCACACGGAGCCGACCACCAGCATCAGTGCAGTCCACGCAGCAAAAGCAGAGCCGGAGATCGACGCCCACGCCGAAGCAGACGTTGCCACCCTCCGGCAGCCACCGCCGCCTGACGCAGGTCTAGCGGCCGGCACTTTCTCCGACCTGCTAAATGCCGACGCAAATGGTTCGGCTTCTGCGGCGGAGAAGGTGGAGCAGGTCATCCAGAAACAGAGCAGCAGGGCCGCGGACAGCGACGGCGCGAACCTCAGCTCCCCGAGGAGCAAGGAGGAGGCGAATGGCGTTGGCGCCGATGAGGCATGTGACGACGACGCGCTGCCCTCCTCCAGGAAGAGGAAGGGCTCCGGCTCGGAGCTCGACGTCGCGCGGAGCATCGAGCTGCTGGCCAGCTCCTTCGTGAAGATCGAGCGGGCCAGGATGGAGATGTACAGGGAGACGGAGAGGATGCGCGCCGAGGCCGAGGTGAAGAAGGGCGAGATGGAGCTCAAGAGGACGGAGATCATGGCCAAGACGCAGCTGCAGATCGCCAGGCTCTTCGCCAAGAGGCTCAGGGAGTTCAGCGGCAATGGCAGGAATGGTGGCAGCTCCTCTGAAGTGGATGGCATTGCCAAGAAAGGCGAAAATG gaactaagcgaggcatccccatcaccttcctgaccaggtataggtcaggtggcacgcccttgcacttcgcatcgccgcgtgtgaccagaagagcattgcgggccgtcgctcggaggggtctcagccagccgcagctctag